The Verrucomicrobiales bacterium genome includes a region encoding these proteins:
- the coaD gene encoding pantetheine-phosphate adenylyltransferase: protein MRTVIYPGTFDPLTNGHLDLIQRAAKLFDRVVVAVAVNEGKKPLFSPEERLALVRTSVQSYANVEVETFSGLLVDYVEARGGQAIVRGLRAVSDFEFEFQLALMNRKLNERVETIFMMPKETFTFLSSRIVKEIARLGGDVSNFVPSQVVAALTARFRAIENA, encoded by the coding sequence ATGCGGACCGTGATATATCCGGGCACTTTCGATCCGTTGACCAACGGCCATCTGGACTTGATCCAAAGGGCAGCGAAGCTTTTTGATCGGGTGGTGGTGGCCGTGGCGGTTAACGAAGGGAAGAAGCCATTGTTTAGCCCGGAGGAGCGACTCGCCTTGGTACGGACGAGTGTGCAATCCTACGCCAATGTGGAGGTAGAAACCTTTTCGGGTTTACTCGTCGACTACGTCGAGGCCCGTGGCGGACAGGCGATTGTGCGGGGGTTGCGGGCCGTGTCCGACTTCGAGTTTGAGTTCCAGTTGGCTCTGATGAACCGCAAACTAAACGAGCGAGTCGAGACGATCTTCATGATGCCCAAGGAAACCTTCACCTTCCTCAGCTCGCGGATTGTGAAAGAGATCGCTCGTCTGGGTGGCGATGTGAGCAATTTTGTCCCGAGTCAAGTGGTGGCTGCGCTGACCGCGAGGTTCCGTGCCATCGAGAACGCCTAG
- a CDS encoding FecR domain-containing protein yields the protein MMKLTARLLKGSALWVAAVALTTSIQAQTRELQAVVRTVTGSATYSLGGKSGLPVRAGSRLPAGSIIQTGSGTTVDLFLGRGTGVVRVKENTTLGLSKLTATDSGDEQLTETELTVPRGEILGSVNKLPSGSHYEIKTPDGLAGVRGTRYRISVPGGISVLDGTLVFVKDGKANVVKGPGFFDPASGSPVRELTPIELPLLQREFDGLGGGPREVAQIPTPAPQEQFLSPVGR from the coding sequence ATGATGAAATTGACCGCACGACTCTTAAAAGGCAGCGCGCTTTGGGTGGCTGCAGTCGCCCTAACGACCAGCATCCAGGCGCAAACTCGCGAACTCCAGGCTGTAGTCCGCACCGTTACCGGCAGCGCGACCTACTCGCTCGGTGGCAAATCTGGATTACCCGTCCGGGCCGGAAGCCGGCTTCCCGCTGGAAGCATCATCCAAACCGGATCCGGAACGACCGTGGACTTGTTCCTGGGCCGCGGTACCGGCGTGGTCCGGGTCAAGGAGAACACCACTCTTGGCTTGAGCAAGCTCACCGCCACCGACTCGGGCGACGAGCAGTTGACCGAGACGGAACTGACCGTGCCGCGGGGTGAAATCCTCGGTAGCGTCAACAAGCTTCCTTCGGGTTCGCACTATGAGATCAAGACCCCGGATGGTTTGGCGGGCGTGCGTGGAACCCGCTACCGCATCTCCGTGCCGGGTGGCATCTCGGTCTTGGACGGCACCTTGGTGTTCGTGAAGGACGGCAAGGCCAATGTGGTGAAGGGTCCTGGTTTTTTCGACCCCGCTAGCGGCAGCCCGGTTCGCGAGCTGACTCCGATTGAGCTGCCTTTGCTCCAACGTGAGTTTGACGGCCTGGGTGGTGGACCGCGCGAGGTTGCCCAGATTCCCACTCCGGCGCCGCAGGAACAGTTCCTGTCCCCCGTGGGACGCTAG